A genomic window from Montipora capricornis isolate CH-2021 chromosome 8, ASM3666992v2, whole genome shotgun sequence includes:
- the LOC138013540 gene encoding opsin-1-like isoform X2 yields MVQESFVTNGSSKQLSASMAMNHMTISGVKNWCATFAAEAFFVAAGNLFIIIVFTKTKELRRNRQLFFLMNLAMADVLVGTLAEPLFVYVLGGYYNIWNFDNPNIFGFATIFLDMFSGISSIAFLTAIALERFYATMFPVRYRKTRNVCYAMIILTLWALSAAVPVGRLMFGNDYDSLYLWMPLVCILLLLIGTAYFAIWIKVLFLSTKRTKARESRLNVTLTILTVTSLSTWLPFIILNTVNMFQPVNLAPVYGTKLLHYGNSLLNPFLFALKMPKFRNAAKKIFCTTRRNDDQTMCKGDNPLREMSTKNKSLERLSSQIDRSNFAIRYTTV; encoded by the exons ATGGTACAG GAGTCGTTCGTCACAAACGGGTCCAGCAAGCAACTTTCTGCTTCTATGGCAATGAATCACATGACTATATCTGGAGTCAAGAACTGGTGTGCCACATTTGCTGCAGAGGCCTTCTTTGTTGCAGCGGGAAATCTCTTCATAATCATTGTATTCACTAAAACCAAGGAATTGCGACGAAACCgtcagcttttttttctcaTGAATTTAGCGATGGCAGATGTGCTGGTAGGAACCTTGGCTGAGCCCTTATTTGTATATGTTCTGGGGGGCTACTATAATATATGGAATTTTGACAACCCCAATATCTTTGGATTTGCAACCATATTTCTTGACATGTTTTCGGGAATTTCTTCGATTGCCTTTTTAACAGCGATTGCCTTGGAAAGATTCTATGCTACGATGTTTCCAGTCAGAtacagaaaaacaagaaacgtttGTTATGCGATGATAATCTTGACTTTGTGGGCCCTGTCTGCAGCTGTTCCCGTTGGGAGATTAATGTTTGGAAATGATTATGATTCCCTTTACCTCTGGATGCCTTTAGTGTGCATTTTATTATTGCTTATTGGCACGGCATACTTTGCTATCTGGATCAAAGTTCTATTTCTCAGCACCAAACGCACTAAAGCACGTGAAAGCCGTCTCAACGTAACCTTGACAATATTGACAGTTACATCATTGTCCACGTGGCTACCGTTTATTATTCTGAATACTGTTAACATGTTTCAGCCAGTAAACTTAGCGCCTGTGTATGGTACAAAGTTACTCCATTATGGGAACTCCTTACTCAACCCCTTTTTGTTCGCATTAAAGATGCCCAAGTTCAGAAACGCCGCAAAAAAGATATTTTGTACAACCCGAAGAAATGACGACCAGACTATGTGCAAAGGAGATAATCCACTCCGAGAAATGAGtacgaaaaacaaaagtttgGAACGCTTAAGTTCTCAAATCGATCGGTCAAACTTTGCGATAAGATACACGACAGTTTGA
- the LOC138013540 gene encoding opsin-1-like isoform X1: MSCMKFKESFVTNGSSKQLSASMAMNHMTISGVKNWCATFAAEAFFVAAGNLFIIIVFTKTKELRRNRQLFFLMNLAMADVLVGTLAEPLFVYVLGGYYNIWNFDNPNIFGFATIFLDMFSGISSIAFLTAIALERFYATMFPVRYRKTRNVCYAMIILTLWALSAAVPVGRLMFGNDYDSLYLWMPLVCILLLLIGTAYFAIWIKVLFLSTKRTKARESRLNVTLTILTVTSLSTWLPFIILNTVNMFQPVNLAPVYGTKLLHYGNSLLNPFLFALKMPKFRNAAKKIFCTTRRNDDQTMCKGDNPLREMSTKNKSLERLSSQIDRSNFAIRYTTV, translated from the exons ATGTCTTGTATGAAATTCAAG GAGTCGTTCGTCACAAACGGGTCCAGCAAGCAACTTTCTGCTTCTATGGCAATGAATCACATGACTATATCTGGAGTCAAGAACTGGTGTGCCACATTTGCTGCAGAGGCCTTCTTTGTTGCAGCGGGAAATCTCTTCATAATCATTGTATTCACTAAAACCAAGGAATTGCGACGAAACCgtcagcttttttttctcaTGAATTTAGCGATGGCAGATGTGCTGGTAGGAACCTTGGCTGAGCCCTTATTTGTATATGTTCTGGGGGGCTACTATAATATATGGAATTTTGACAACCCCAATATCTTTGGATTTGCAACCATATTTCTTGACATGTTTTCGGGAATTTCTTCGATTGCCTTTTTAACAGCGATTGCCTTGGAAAGATTCTATGCTACGATGTTTCCAGTCAGAtacagaaaaacaagaaacgtttGTTATGCGATGATAATCTTGACTTTGTGGGCCCTGTCTGCAGCTGTTCCCGTTGGGAGATTAATGTTTGGAAATGATTATGATTCCCTTTACCTCTGGATGCCTTTAGTGTGCATTTTATTATTGCTTATTGGCACGGCATACTTTGCTATCTGGATCAAAGTTCTATTTCTCAGCACCAAACGCACTAAAGCACGTGAAAGCCGTCTCAACGTAACCTTGACAATATTGACAGTTACATCATTGTCCACGTGGCTACCGTTTATTATTCTGAATACTGTTAACATGTTTCAGCCAGTAAACTTAGCGCCTGTGTATGGTACAAAGTTACTCCATTATGGGAACTCCTTACTCAACCCCTTTTTGTTCGCATTAAAGATGCCCAAGTTCAGAAACGCCGCAAAAAAGATATTTTGTACAACCCGAAGAAATGACGACCAGACTATGTGCAAAGGAGATAATCCACTCCGAGAAATGAGtacgaaaaacaaaagtttgGAACGCTTAAGTTCTCAAATCGATCGGTCAAACTTTGCGATAAGATACACGACAGTTTGA
- the LOC138013540 gene encoding opsin-1-like isoform X3 has translation MESFVTNGSSKQLSASMAMNHMTISGVKNWCATFAAEAFFVAAGNLFIIIVFTKTKELRRNRQLFFLMNLAMADVLVGTLAEPLFVYVLGGYYNIWNFDNPNIFGFATIFLDMFSGISSIAFLTAIALERFYATMFPVRYRKTRNVCYAMIILTLWALSAAVPVGRLMFGNDYDSLYLWMPLVCILLLLIGTAYFAIWIKVLFLSTKRTKARESRLNVTLTILTVTSLSTWLPFIILNTVNMFQPVNLAPVYGTKLLHYGNSLLNPFLFALKMPKFRNAAKKIFCTTRRNDDQTMCKGDNPLREMSTKNKSLERLSSQIDRSNFAIRYTTV, from the exons ATG GAGTCGTTCGTCACAAACGGGTCCAGCAAGCAACTTTCTGCTTCTATGGCAATGAATCACATGACTATATCTGGAGTCAAGAACTGGTGTGCCACATTTGCTGCAGAGGCCTTCTTTGTTGCAGCGGGAAATCTCTTCATAATCATTGTATTCACTAAAACCAAGGAATTGCGACGAAACCgtcagcttttttttctcaTGAATTTAGCGATGGCAGATGTGCTGGTAGGAACCTTGGCTGAGCCCTTATTTGTATATGTTCTGGGGGGCTACTATAATATATGGAATTTTGACAACCCCAATATCTTTGGATTTGCAACCATATTTCTTGACATGTTTTCGGGAATTTCTTCGATTGCCTTTTTAACAGCGATTGCCTTGGAAAGATTCTATGCTACGATGTTTCCAGTCAGAtacagaaaaacaagaaacgtttGTTATGCGATGATAATCTTGACTTTGTGGGCCCTGTCTGCAGCTGTTCCCGTTGGGAGATTAATGTTTGGAAATGATTATGATTCCCTTTACCTCTGGATGCCTTTAGTGTGCATTTTATTATTGCTTATTGGCACGGCATACTTTGCTATCTGGATCAAAGTTCTATTTCTCAGCACCAAACGCACTAAAGCACGTGAAAGCCGTCTCAACGTAACCTTGACAATATTGACAGTTACATCATTGTCCACGTGGCTACCGTTTATTATTCTGAATACTGTTAACATGTTTCAGCCAGTAAACTTAGCGCCTGTGTATGGTACAAAGTTACTCCATTATGGGAACTCCTTACTCAACCCCTTTTTGTTCGCATTAAAGATGCCCAAGTTCAGAAACGCCGCAAAAAAGATATTTTGTACAACCCGAAGAAATGACGACCAGACTATGTGCAAAGGAGATAATCCACTCCGAGAAATGAGtacgaaaaacaaaagtttgGAACGCTTAAGTTCTCAAATCGATCGGTCAAACTTTGCGATAAGATACACGACAGTTTGA